A section of the Citrus sinensis cultivar Valencia sweet orange chromosome 8, DVS_A1.0, whole genome shotgun sequence genome encodes:
- the LOC102611806 gene encoding uncharacterized protein LOC102611806 isoform X3: MATYSSKLPENGPEDEDEMMIGGELGWVRHLASCDHLVASLSSDLARIPTPDTPCNMCKHPRGNWLCLCCKEVLCSRYVNKHMLRHYREKNHSVALDYSDLSVWCFACHAYLNAQPILQLRPVHETSYVLKFGRALPFNTGQHPKVKEDDEMMLGAESGSVRHLTSCDHLVASLSTDLARIPNPDTPCNRCQHPRGNWLCLCCKEVLCSRYVNKHMLQHYQETNHSVALGYSDLSVWCFACHAYLNAQAILQLRPVHETSYVLKFGETLPFNTGQHPEVKEDDEMMLGAESGWVRHLTSCDHLVASLSTDLARIPNPDTPCNRCQHPRGNWLCLCCKEVLCSRYVNKHMLRHYREKNHSVALGYSDLSVWCFACDAYLNAQPILQLRPVHETSYVLKFGRALPFNTGQHPKVKEDDEMMFGAESGWVRHLTSCDHLIASLSSDLARIPNPDTPCNSYSFYNTSNE; encoded by the exons ATGGCGACCTATTCCTCAAAACTGCCG GAAAACGGACCCGAAGACGAGGATGAGATGATGATCGGAGGGGAATTAGGTTGGGTGAGACATCTGGCCTCTTGTGATCACCTCGTTGCTTCCTTGTCGTCTGATCTCGCTCGCATTCCAACTCCCGATACACCCTGCAACAT GTGCAAACACCCGAGGGGAAACTGGCTATGTTTGTGTTGCAAGGAAGTGCTTTGCAGCCGTTATGTGAACAAGCACATGCTTCGGCATTACCGGGAAAAAAACCATTCTGTAGCATTAGACTATAG TGACCTGTCAGTTTGGTGTTTCGCCTGCCATGCATATTTAAATGCTCAACCGATTCTGCAACTGCGACCTGTTCATGAGACATCTTACGTTCTGAAATTTGGTCGAGCCCTCCCTTTTAATACGGGACAGCATCCTAAGGTTAAAgaggatgatgagatgatgcTCGGAGCAGAATCGGGTTCGGTGAGACATCTGACCTCTTGTGATCACCTCGTTGCTTCCTTGTCGACTGATCTTGCTCGCATACCAAATCCCGATACACCCTGCAACAG GTGCCAACACCCGAGGGGAAACTGGCTATGTTTGTGTTGCAAGGAAGTGCTTTGCAGCCGTTATGTGAACAAGCACATGCTTCAGCATTACCAGGAAACAAACCATTCTGTAGCATTAGGCTATAG TGACCTGTCAGTTTGGTGTTTCGCCTGCCATGCATATTTAAATGCTCAAGCGATTCTGCAACTGCGACCTGTTCATGAGACGTCTTACGTTCTGAAATTTGGTGAAACCCTCCCTTTTAATACGGGACAGCATCCTGAGGTTAAAGAGGACGACGAGATGATGCTCGGAGCAGAATCGGGTTGGGTGAGACATCTGACCTCTTGTGATCACCTCGTTGCTTCCTTGTCGACTGATCTCGCTCGCATACCAAATCCCGATACACCCTGCAACAG GTGCCAACACCCGAGGGGAAACTGGCTATGTTTGTGTTGCAAGGAAGTGCTTTGCAGCCGTTATGTGAACAAGCACATGCTTCGGCATTACCGGGAAAAAAACCATTCTGTAGCATTAGGCTATAG TGACCTGTCAGTTTGGTGTTTCGCCTGCGATGCATATTTAAATGCTCAACCGATTCTGCAACTGCGACCTGTTCATGAGACATCTTACGTTCTGAAATTTGGTCGGGCCCTCCCTTTTAATACGGGACAGCATCCTAAGGTTAAAGAGGACGATGAGATGATGTTCGGAGCGGAATCGGGTTGGGTGAGACATCTGACCTCTTGTGATCACCTCATTGCTTCCTTGTCGTCTGATCTTGCTCGCATACCAAATCCCGATACACCCTGCAACAG TTATTCATTTTACAACACTAGCAATGAGTAA
- the LOC102611806 gene encoding uncharacterized protein LOC102611806 isoform X1: MATYSSKLPENGPEDEDEMMIGGELGWVRHLASCDHLVASLSSDLARIPTPDTPCNMCKHPRGNWLCLCCKEVLCSRYVNKHMLRHYREKNHSVALDYSDLSVWCFACHAYLNAQPILQLRPVHETSYVLKFGRALPFNTGQHPKVKEDDEMMLGAESGSVRHLTSCDHLVASLSTDLARIPNPDTPCNRCQHPRGNWLCLCCKEVLCSRYVNKHMLQHYQETNHSVALGYSDLSVWCFACHAYLNAQAILQLRPVHETSYVLKFGETLPFNTGQHPEVKEDDEMMLGAESGWVRHLTSCDHLVASLSTDLARIPNPDTPCNRCQHPRGNWLCLCCKEVLCSRYVNKHMLRHYREKNHSVALGYSDLSVWCFACDAYLNAQPILQLRPVHETSYVLKFGRALPFNTGQHPKVKEDDEMMFGAESGWVRHLTSCDHLIASLSSDLARIPNPDTPCNRCQNPSENWLCLCCKEVLCSRFVNKHMLQHFRETNHSVALSYSDLSVWCFTCDAYLNAEVILQLRPVYETAYILKFGEAPPFHIGEHPKVEDQ, from the exons ATGGCGACCTATTCCTCAAAACTGCCG GAAAACGGACCCGAAGACGAGGATGAGATGATGATCGGAGGGGAATTAGGTTGGGTGAGACATCTGGCCTCTTGTGATCACCTCGTTGCTTCCTTGTCGTCTGATCTCGCTCGCATTCCAACTCCCGATACACCCTGCAACAT GTGCAAACACCCGAGGGGAAACTGGCTATGTTTGTGTTGCAAGGAAGTGCTTTGCAGCCGTTATGTGAACAAGCACATGCTTCGGCATTACCGGGAAAAAAACCATTCTGTAGCATTAGACTATAG TGACCTGTCAGTTTGGTGTTTCGCCTGCCATGCATATTTAAATGCTCAACCGATTCTGCAACTGCGACCTGTTCATGAGACATCTTACGTTCTGAAATTTGGTCGAGCCCTCCCTTTTAATACGGGACAGCATCCTAAGGTTAAAgaggatgatgagatgatgcTCGGAGCAGAATCGGGTTCGGTGAGACATCTGACCTCTTGTGATCACCTCGTTGCTTCCTTGTCGACTGATCTTGCTCGCATACCAAATCCCGATACACCCTGCAACAG GTGCCAACACCCGAGGGGAAACTGGCTATGTTTGTGTTGCAAGGAAGTGCTTTGCAGCCGTTATGTGAACAAGCACATGCTTCAGCATTACCAGGAAACAAACCATTCTGTAGCATTAGGCTATAG TGACCTGTCAGTTTGGTGTTTCGCCTGCCATGCATATTTAAATGCTCAAGCGATTCTGCAACTGCGACCTGTTCATGAGACGTCTTACGTTCTGAAATTTGGTGAAACCCTCCCTTTTAATACGGGACAGCATCCTGAGGTTAAAGAGGACGACGAGATGATGCTCGGAGCAGAATCGGGTTGGGTGAGACATCTGACCTCTTGTGATCACCTCGTTGCTTCCTTGTCGACTGATCTCGCTCGCATACCAAATCCCGATACACCCTGCAACAG GTGCCAACACCCGAGGGGAAACTGGCTATGTTTGTGTTGCAAGGAAGTGCTTTGCAGCCGTTATGTGAACAAGCACATGCTTCGGCATTACCGGGAAAAAAACCATTCTGTAGCATTAGGCTATAG TGACCTGTCAGTTTGGTGTTTCGCCTGCGATGCATATTTAAATGCTCAACCGATTCTGCAACTGCGACCTGTTCATGAGACATCTTACGTTCTGAAATTTGGTCGGGCCCTCCCTTTTAATACGGGACAGCATCCTAAGGTTAAAGAGGACGATGAGATGATGTTCGGAGCGGAATCGGGTTGGGTGAGACATCTGACCTCTTGTGATCACCTCATTGCTTCCTTGTCGTCTGATCTTGCTCGCATACCAAATCCCGATACACCCTGCAACAG GTGCCAAAACCCGAGTGAAAACTGGCTATGTTTGTGTTGCAAGGAAGTGCTTTGCAGCCGTTTTGTGAACAAGCACATGCTTCAGCATTTCCGGGAAACAAACCATTCTGTGGCATTAAGCTATAG TGACCTGTCGGTTTGGTGTTTCACCTGCGATGCATATTTAAATGCTGAAGTGATTCTGCAACTGCGACCCGTTTATGAGACTGCTTACATTCTGAAATTTGGTGAGGCCCCTCCTTTTCATATAGGAGAGCATCCAAAGGTTGAAGATCAGTAG
- the LOC102611806 gene encoding uncharacterized protein LOC102611806 isoform X2 translates to MATYSSKLPENGPEDEDEMMIGGELGWVRHLASCDHLVASLSSDLARIPTPDTPCNMCKHPRGNWLCLCCKEVLCSRYVNKHMLRHYREKNHSVALDYSDLSVWCFACHAYLNAQPILQLRPVHETSYVLKFGRALPFNTGQHPKVKEDDEMMLGAESGSVRHLTSCDHLVASLSTDLARIPNPDTPCNRCQHPRGNWLCLCCKEVLCSRYVNKHMLQHYQETNHSVALGYSDLSVWCFACHAYLNAQAILQLRPVHETSYVLKFGETLPFNTGQHPEVKEDDEMMLGAESGWVRHLTSCDHLVASLSTDLARIPNPDTPCNRCQHPRGNWLCLCCKEVLCSRYVNKHMLRHYREKNHSVALGYSDLSVWCFACDAYLNAQPILQLRPVHETSYVLKFGRALPFNTGQHPKVKEDDEMMFGAESGWVRHLTSCDHLIASLSSDLARIPNPDTPCNRCQHPRGNWLCLCCKEVLCSRYVNKHMLQHYQETNHSVALGYSDLSVWCFACHAYLNAQAILQLQPVHETAYVLKFGRALPFLMGEHPKV, encoded by the exons ATGGCGACCTATTCCTCAAAACTGCCG GAAAACGGACCCGAAGACGAGGATGAGATGATGATCGGAGGGGAATTAGGTTGGGTGAGACATCTGGCCTCTTGTGATCACCTCGTTGCTTCCTTGTCGTCTGATCTCGCTCGCATTCCAACTCCCGATACACCCTGCAACAT GTGCAAACACCCGAGGGGAAACTGGCTATGTTTGTGTTGCAAGGAAGTGCTTTGCAGCCGTTATGTGAACAAGCACATGCTTCGGCATTACCGGGAAAAAAACCATTCTGTAGCATTAGACTATAG TGACCTGTCAGTTTGGTGTTTCGCCTGCCATGCATATTTAAATGCTCAACCGATTCTGCAACTGCGACCTGTTCATGAGACATCTTACGTTCTGAAATTTGGTCGAGCCCTCCCTTTTAATACGGGACAGCATCCTAAGGTTAAAgaggatgatgagatgatgcTCGGAGCAGAATCGGGTTCGGTGAGACATCTGACCTCTTGTGATCACCTCGTTGCTTCCTTGTCGACTGATCTTGCTCGCATACCAAATCCCGATACACCCTGCAACAG GTGCCAACACCCGAGGGGAAACTGGCTATGTTTGTGTTGCAAGGAAGTGCTTTGCAGCCGTTATGTGAACAAGCACATGCTTCAGCATTACCAGGAAACAAACCATTCTGTAGCATTAGGCTATAG TGACCTGTCAGTTTGGTGTTTCGCCTGCCATGCATATTTAAATGCTCAAGCGATTCTGCAACTGCGACCTGTTCATGAGACGTCTTACGTTCTGAAATTTGGTGAAACCCTCCCTTTTAATACGGGACAGCATCCTGAGGTTAAAGAGGACGACGAGATGATGCTCGGAGCAGAATCGGGTTGGGTGAGACATCTGACCTCTTGTGATCACCTCGTTGCTTCCTTGTCGACTGATCTCGCTCGCATACCAAATCCCGATACACCCTGCAACAG GTGCCAACACCCGAGGGGAAACTGGCTATGTTTGTGTTGCAAGGAAGTGCTTTGCAGCCGTTATGTGAACAAGCACATGCTTCGGCATTACCGGGAAAAAAACCATTCTGTAGCATTAGGCTATAG TGACCTGTCAGTTTGGTGTTTCGCCTGCGATGCATATTTAAATGCTCAACCGATTCTGCAACTGCGACCTGTTCATGAGACATCTTACGTTCTGAAATTTGGTCGGGCCCTCCCTTTTAATACGGGACAGCATCCTAAGGTTAAAGAGGACGATGAGATGATGTTCGGAGCGGAATCGGGTTGGGTGAGACATCTGACCTCTTGTGATCACCTCATTGCTTCCTTGTCGTCTGATCTTGCTCGCATACCAAATCCCGATACACCCTGCAACAG GTGCCAACACCCGAGGGGAAACTGGCTATGTTTGTGTTGCAAGGAAGTGCTTTGCAGCCGTTATGTGAACAAGCACATGCTTCAGCATTACCAGGAAACAAACCATTCTGTAGCATTAGGCTATAG TGACCTGTCAGTTTGGTGTTTCGCCTGCCATGCATATTTAAATGCTCAAGCGATTCTGCAACTGCAACCTGTTCATGAGACTGCTTACGTTCTGAAATTTGGTCGGGCCCTCCCTTTCCTTATGGGAGAGCATCCTAAGGTTTAA
- the LOC102611806 gene encoding uncharacterized protein LOC102611806 isoform X4: MATYSSKLPENGPEDEDEMMIGGELGWVRHLASCDHLVASLSSDLARIPTPDTPCNMCKHPRGNWLCLCCKEVLCSRYVNKHMLRHYREKNHSVALDYSDLSVWCFACHAYLNAQPILQLRPVHETSYVLKFGRALPFNTGQHPKVKEDDEMMLGAESGSVRHLTSCDHLVASLSTDLARIPNPDTPCNRCQHPRGNWLCLCCKEVLCSRYVNKHMLQHYQETNHSVALGYSDLSVWCFACHAYLNAQAILQLRPVHETSYVLKFGETLPFNTGQHPEVKEDDEMMLGAESGWVRHLTSCDHLVASLSTDLARIPNPDTPCNRCQHPRGNWLCLCCKEVLCSRYVNKHMLRHYREKNHSVALGYSDLSVWCFACDAYLNAQPILQLRPVHETSYVLKFGRALPFNTGQHPKVKEDDEMMFGAESGWVRHLTSCDHLIASLSSDLARIPNPDTPCNSIGCRM, translated from the exons ATGGCGACCTATTCCTCAAAACTGCCG GAAAACGGACCCGAAGACGAGGATGAGATGATGATCGGAGGGGAATTAGGTTGGGTGAGACATCTGGCCTCTTGTGATCACCTCGTTGCTTCCTTGTCGTCTGATCTCGCTCGCATTCCAACTCCCGATACACCCTGCAACAT GTGCAAACACCCGAGGGGAAACTGGCTATGTTTGTGTTGCAAGGAAGTGCTTTGCAGCCGTTATGTGAACAAGCACATGCTTCGGCATTACCGGGAAAAAAACCATTCTGTAGCATTAGACTATAG TGACCTGTCAGTTTGGTGTTTCGCCTGCCATGCATATTTAAATGCTCAACCGATTCTGCAACTGCGACCTGTTCATGAGACATCTTACGTTCTGAAATTTGGTCGAGCCCTCCCTTTTAATACGGGACAGCATCCTAAGGTTAAAgaggatgatgagatgatgcTCGGAGCAGAATCGGGTTCGGTGAGACATCTGACCTCTTGTGATCACCTCGTTGCTTCCTTGTCGACTGATCTTGCTCGCATACCAAATCCCGATACACCCTGCAACAG GTGCCAACACCCGAGGGGAAACTGGCTATGTTTGTGTTGCAAGGAAGTGCTTTGCAGCCGTTATGTGAACAAGCACATGCTTCAGCATTACCAGGAAACAAACCATTCTGTAGCATTAGGCTATAG TGACCTGTCAGTTTGGTGTTTCGCCTGCCATGCATATTTAAATGCTCAAGCGATTCTGCAACTGCGACCTGTTCATGAGACGTCTTACGTTCTGAAATTTGGTGAAACCCTCCCTTTTAATACGGGACAGCATCCTGAGGTTAAAGAGGACGACGAGATGATGCTCGGAGCAGAATCGGGTTGGGTGAGACATCTGACCTCTTGTGATCACCTCGTTGCTTCCTTGTCGACTGATCTCGCTCGCATACCAAATCCCGATACACCCTGCAACAG GTGCCAACACCCGAGGGGAAACTGGCTATGTTTGTGTTGCAAGGAAGTGCTTTGCAGCCGTTATGTGAACAAGCACATGCTTCGGCATTACCGGGAAAAAAACCATTCTGTAGCATTAGGCTATAG TGACCTGTCAGTTTGGTGTTTCGCCTGCGATGCATATTTAAATGCTCAACCGATTCTGCAACTGCGACCTGTTCATGAGACATCTTACGTTCTGAAATTTGGTCGGGCCCTCCCTTTTAATACGGGACAGCATCCTAAGGTTAAAGAGGACGATGAGATGATGTTCGGAGCGGAATCGGGTTGGGTGAGACATCTGACCTCTTGTGATCACCTCATTGCTTCCTTGTCGTCTGATCTTGCTCGCATACCAAATCCCGATACACCCTGCAACAG TATTGGTTGCCGCATGTAA
- the LOC102611806 gene encoding uncharacterized protein LOC102611806 isoform X5, with amino-acid sequence MATYSSKLPENGPEDEDEMMIGGELGWVRHLASCDHLVASLSSDLARIPTPDTPCNMCKHPRGNWLCLCCKEVLCSRYVNKHMLRHYREKNHSVALDYSDLSVWCFACHAYLNAQAILQLRPVHETSYVLKFGETLPFNTGQHPEVKEDDEMMLGAESGWVRHLTSCDHLVASLSTDLARIPNPDTPCNRCQHPRGNWLCLCCKEVLCSRYVNKHMLRHYREKNHSVALGYSDLSVWCFACDAYLNAQPILQLRPVHETSYVLKFGRALPFNTGQHPKVKEDDEMMFGAESGWVRHLTSCDHLIASLSSDLARIPNPDTPCNRCQNPSENWLCLCCKEVLCSRFVNKHMLQHFRETNHSVALSYSDLSVWCFTCDAYLNAEVILQLRPVYETAYILKFGEAPPFHIGEHPKVEDQ; translated from the exons ATGGCGACCTATTCCTCAAAACTGCCG GAAAACGGACCCGAAGACGAGGATGAGATGATGATCGGAGGGGAATTAGGTTGGGTGAGACATCTGGCCTCTTGTGATCACCTCGTTGCTTCCTTGTCGTCTGATCTCGCTCGCATTCCAACTCCCGATACACCCTGCAACAT GTGCAAACACCCGAGGGGAAACTGGCTATGTTTGTGTTGCAAGGAAGTGCTTTGCAGCCGTTATGTGAACAAGCACATGCTTCGGCATTACCGGGAAAAAAACCATTCTGTAGCATTAGACTATAG TGACCTGTCAGTTTGGTGTTTCGCCTGCCATGCATATTTAAATGCTCAAGCGATTCTGCAACTGCGACCTGTTCATGAGACGTCTTACGTTCTGAAATTTGGTGAAACCCTCCCTTTTAATACGGGACAGCATCCTGAGGTTAAAGAGGACGACGAGATGATGCTCGGAGCAGAATCGGGTTGGGTGAGACATCTGACCTCTTGTGATCACCTCGTTGCTTCCTTGTCGACTGATCTCGCTCGCATACCAAATCCCGATACACCCTGCAACAG GTGCCAACACCCGAGGGGAAACTGGCTATGTTTGTGTTGCAAGGAAGTGCTTTGCAGCCGTTATGTGAACAAGCACATGCTTCGGCATTACCGGGAAAAAAACCATTCTGTAGCATTAGGCTATAG TGACCTGTCAGTTTGGTGTTTCGCCTGCGATGCATATTTAAATGCTCAACCGATTCTGCAACTGCGACCTGTTCATGAGACATCTTACGTTCTGAAATTTGGTCGGGCCCTCCCTTTTAATACGGGACAGCATCCTAAGGTTAAAGAGGACGATGAGATGATGTTCGGAGCGGAATCGGGTTGGGTGAGACATCTGACCTCTTGTGATCACCTCATTGCTTCCTTGTCGTCTGATCTTGCTCGCATACCAAATCCCGATACACCCTGCAACAG GTGCCAAAACCCGAGTGAAAACTGGCTATGTTTGTGTTGCAAGGAAGTGCTTTGCAGCCGTTTTGTGAACAAGCACATGCTTCAGCATTTCCGGGAAACAAACCATTCTGTGGCATTAAGCTATAG TGACCTGTCGGTTTGGTGTTTCACCTGCGATGCATATTTAAATGCTGAAGTGATTCTGCAACTGCGACCCGTTTATGAGACTGCTTACATTCTGAAATTTGGTGAGGCCCCTCCTTTTCATATAGGAGAGCATCCAAAGGTTGAAGATCAGTAG